Proteins encoded together in one Quercus lobata isolate SW786 chromosome 3, ValleyOak3.0 Primary Assembly, whole genome shotgun sequence window:
- the LOC115980575 gene encoding uncharacterized protein DDB_G0286299-like, producing MGKKEDRRFTKPNLKLVNKASLDRVLKAEIYVNEADGQLRAAHLILGYTPLSFALQVPKCVIRARYPRLHRISVDYKRFIVPEGVSSSQPVLREEEVEEKEEEEEEEEEVVELSDSSEDNGVFYQPIRSEEDLDEMEIQRKPQRSLMELIENQPGKNVPGKSMQSQIPSLPTRSPPPAPHPPSHHPPQPVRADAAELKRRREQKRKDAVIQNTFKLDEMLNCCYSQLDDERKQQALAIQTLTQSEQDLAAARKKLLAEEQARKCADSALEGFQKQAEDQGKRLHEANAKLKAAREQIAVLKKHLEETQKLREQAKKSREEAEKAKAEAEQATNEAEQKGYEIGVAKTEETLRAEVTMVCRIYCAQTWDETLNRAGVEASSELRRPENVFYPEAICTSALSSSQAEDNSSTINPNEEVLPPSLPPPGQLELAKENNAPPEVSLDKTTTASEAEVASQGF from the exons ATGGGGAAAAAGGAAG atagacgTTTCACCAAGCCCAACCTTAAGTTAGTCAACAAAGCAAGCTTGGATAGGGTATTGAAAGCCGAGATATACGTGAACGAAGCTGATGGCCAACTCCGGGCAGCCCATTTAATCCTCGGCTACACCCCCCTCTCGTTTGCTCTCCAAGTGCCGAAGTGCGTGATCAGAGCCCGCTATCCTCGACTTCACCGTATTAGTGTTGACTACAAGAGGTTCATCGTTCCAGAAG GAGTCTCTTCATCCCAGCCTGTCCTCAGAGAAGAGGAAGtagaagagaaagaggaagaggaagaagaagaggaagaagttgTAGAACTCTCAGACTCCTCGGAAGATAATGGGGTTTTTTATCAACCTATACGCTCCGAGGAAGATCTTGACGAAATGGAAATACAAAGGAAGCCCCAAAGAAGTTTAATGGAGTTGATCGAGAATCAGCCTGGTAAGAATGTGCCGGGGAAATCAATGCAATCTCAAATTCCTTCTCTTCCCaccaggtctcctcctcctgcTCCTCATCCACCTTCTCATCATCCTCCACAGCCAGTCAGAGCTGATGCTGCAGAGTTAAAAAGGCGCAGGGAGCAGAAGAGGAAGGATGCG GTCATCCAAAACACTTTTAAGCTGGATGAGATGCTTAATTGCTGCTACAGTCAGCTAGATGACGAAAGGAAGCAACAAGCGTTGGCTATACAGACTTTGACACAATCCGAGCAGGACTTGGCTGCTGCGAGGAAGAAATTACTTGCTGAGGAGCAAGCTCGCAAGTGCGCTGACTCGGCCTTGGAAGGCTTTCAAAAGCAAGCCGAGGACCAGGGAAAGCGCTTGCATGAAGCAAATGCAAAACTAAAGGCTGCCCGGGAGCAAATTGCAGTCCTTAAAAAGCACTTGGAGGAAACCCAAAAGCTGAGGGAGCAAGCTAAAAAGTCCAGAGAGGAAGCTGAGAAAGCAAAAGCCGAGGCCGAACAGGCAACGAACGAGGCCGAGCAGAAAGGCTATGAAATCGGTGTGGCTAAGACGGAGGAGACACTAAGGGCAGAGGTGACAATGGTATGCCGCATCTACTGTGCCCAAACTTGGGACGAAACCCTTAAccgagctggggttgaggcttcatcTGAGTTAAGGAGGCCAGAGAACGTGTTCTACCCTGAAGCAATCTGCACCTCAGCTCTTTCATCCAGTCAGGCTGAAGACAATTCCTCAACCATTAACCCTAATGAGGAGGTTTTGCCTCCAAGTCTTCCTCCTCCTGGCCAACTAGAGCTAGCTAAAGAGAATAATGCCCCTCCAGAAGTCTCCTTGGACAAGACTACAACTGCTTCCGAGGCAGAGGTGGCCTCTCAGGGCTTTTAA